The DNA region AGACCGGCTCATTGCGGGTTTGCTCAAGAAGTGAAGCGAGCGCCTTGTCCAGTTCGGGCCCGAGCCCATCATCCTTTTCATGCATTGGACAGCCCATTTCCTCCCTTTCGAACCAGTGAACCATAATGCCGATCGAATGTGCCAGGATATGGGCGGAAACACTGTCACGAACACGAGAAGGTTACAGCAGAAACGCAGCTGACAAAACTGTTGCATGGCTGGGCGGGAACCCAAGCTTCCACAACATACCCAATGCGGGATCATCCTGTGCCCGAGCGGGTCTTTCGGGTTCCTGAAGCGGCAATTCTGGCGGCAAGGCTGGGGCTTCCAATCCATCGCCCCACTCAGGCATATCTGTCTGAAGTGGAAATGGCCCAGATGATCCGCAAGGGACGGCTTGCCCTGGGCGGCAGCTTGGCCCTTCCATTTCACGGCTTCTGTGGGATCAGTCCAGACAGACCCTTGTCACGGGGCGCCGTTGGCGCTGACCGGATTCGGCGTGGAGGGCCTTGCCTGAGCGGTGTTCACGTTGGCCGAAGGTCACATCCCTGTCTGCATTTCCCTTCGCAACGCCTCGGCCATCCGCCGGAATGCATTTGCCACAGCCAGTTCCAGCGCCAGCCCGTCGGTTTCCACCGCGCCGGGATCTTCCTGGCCATCTTGCAAGATTTGTCGCGCTTCCAGCCAATCCAGAATTTGCTGCAAAGCGTCGCGGTCCACAATCGCAGGCAATGCAGCGATCAGTTTGTCGCAGGCCATCCGCTCTGCATCTGTCCTGATCTGCAGGTCCGTCATGGGGTGGTTCCTTTCGGGTGGGTGTTTCGGTCGAGCCGGGCCGGGGGCAACGCTGAATAATAGGCCGCAAGGTTCTCGATTTCCGCATTGGTCAGATCGCGTGCGGCCAGATGCATCAGTTGCTCAAGTTCACCGCCGCCGCGCGGACCGTCGCGCCAAAGCAGCAATTGGCGCCGAAGATAAGGCCCATGCTGGCCAGCAAGCGCCGGAAATGCCGTGTTCAAGGGTGCGGGCCATGGCCCGTGGCATGCGCGGCATGACGGCACGGAACCGCGCCCCCGCGCGGCAAGTTCCGCCCCCGGTCCGGTCATCGTCATCTTTTCGGCCGTTTCCTCTGGCTCATCGAAGCTCGACGACAGTTGTGCGATGGTCGCGTCGTCCAGACGGGATGCCGCCTGCGCCATGATGCCACTGTCACGCCTGCCATCGCGATAGGCGTGCAGGCTTGACGCGATATATTCGGGCGACAGGATATCCAGCCGCGGGATAAGCGTGTTTCGCGATGCTCCCCCGGCGCCATGACACATGCTGCATGCGCCCTGCGCCGGGCGACCGGTCAGAAGATCGTAGCTTGCGCTGTCCATCTGTGCGGCTGCGCGCAGGAAGGCCACGACAGGCCAGACATCGTCCTTGCGCACGGCAGGCCATGCCGGCATCCCGGTCATCTTGGCCCCCTGATGGATGATCCAGTGCAACTCGCTGGGGTTCCAGGCGCCGGCGAGGGATTGCAAATGCGGTGGGGCGGGCTCCATCGCGCGGATCGTGGCGGATTGCGGCGCCCCAGGGCGACCGTGGCAGATACGGCAGGCCTGCTCGTAATGGCCAGCCCCCAGCGCGATCATTTCAGGCGTGTCGAGCCTTTCCGGCGCGTGATCTGCGGCCCGCATCGCCACCGAATTGCGAAAGATCGTGTGAAATACCCATTCAACTGGCGCGAAATGTCCCTTGCGGGCCGAGACGTTGTAAAGTCCAAAGCCGATGACCAGCGCCAACGCGAGCAACCCTGCCACAGCAAGCACGCCAAGCGTGAGGGTGACGCTGAAGCCGTCGATCCGGGCCAGCAGGCGGCGCAAGCGGGTCATGCGGATCGCTCATTGAGCGCCGAGGCGGTCAGGCTCAGCCCGGCAAGAAGATAGATCGGCGTGCCGATCCCCAGCATGATGATCCCGCCCAGTTGCTGCCCGCGAAGGTCGGGCGCGGTTCCGCAAAGGGCTGCGTAAAGATCGCGCGGCGCAAGGATCAGGATCGTGCCCAGCAGCGTCATGTGCATCGACGTCAGCAGCAATCCGACGGCGCCCGCCAGCGCTCCACCACGCTGCCACGCGCCCGCCCAGACGGCGATTCCGGCCACCAGGAACGAAGCCTGTTCGACGATCAGCGCGATGCCTTGCTGACGGCTGGCAGCGTGGAGAA from Paracoccus sp. MBLB3053 includes:
- a CDS encoding c-type cytochrome, with amino-acid sequence MTRLRRLLARIDGFSVTLTLGVLAVAGLLALALVIGFGLYNVSARKGHFAPVEWVFHTIFRNSVAMRAADHAPERLDTPEMIALGAGHYEQACRICHGRPGAPQSATIRAMEPAPPHLQSLAGAWNPSELHWIIHQGAKMTGMPAWPAVRKDDVWPVVAFLRAAAQMDSASYDLLTGRPAQGACSMCHGAGGASRNTLIPRLDILSPEYIASSLHAYRDGRRDSGIMAQAASRLDDATIAQLSSSFDEPEETAEKMTMTGPGAELAARGRGSVPSCRACHGPWPAPLNTAFPALAGQHGPYLRRQLLLWRDGPRGGGELEQLMHLAARDLTNAEIENLAAYYSALPPARLDRNTHPKGTTP
- a CDS encoding cytochrome c oxidase assembly protein, whose translation is MTFRIAAALVLAILWLPDWPGVLGPFPGHMIRHMGLVAIAAPLVVLGWPFFSRIAPPVLAAAAFEAVIVWAAHMPLLHAASRQQGIALIVEQASFLVAGIAVWAGAWQRGGALAGAVGLLLTSMHMTLLGTILILAPRDLYAALCGTAPDLRGQQLGGIIMLGIGTPIYLLAGLSLTASALNERSA